The following proteins are co-located in the Limanda limanda chromosome 5, fLimLim1.1, whole genome shotgun sequence genome:
- the poli gene encoding DNA polymerase iota isoform X2: MRTSEEELEEDDTEWRSSFLDSAPAAPAPGPSLCKPSAATSAHRVILHFDLDCFYAQVEMIRNPALREVPLGIQQKYIIVTCNYVARDLGLTKLMSVTDAKEKCPQLVLVKGEDLTHYREMSYKVTELLMSYCPLVERLGFDENFMDVTEMVERRLTQTPDLNNFSFTGHVYNHISANVKASANPRMALGSHIAAELREAIHSKLGLTGCAGIATNKLLAKLVSGAFKPNQQTTLLPENLCDIIGSLSSLRKVPGIGHQTAKRLQALGLVSIQDLQSFPLKDLVSEFGGPSAQRLKNLVIAVDDSPVTPTGAPQSLSDEDSFKKMASTKEVLQKIRQLLSSLVERMNKDGRQPLTFRLTIRRYSPTNKWFSRESRQCPIPNHIGQKIPSGSRDDAVLQLVPLAMKLFHKMVDSNAPFHLTLINVCFSNLQTRGAAVSGKGSITSFFSHSPRKTQTSLSQSQNDSSQAADSHCMDHQFSMHNMVIQHTSEMTVTTESPASYEAALHGSKWKQSSVVAVKDPPLQTGCRAARSDSDETSNTVTHRLPPSVDPEVLELLPEEVQVELLSPAYVNSFPSTSTSSSAPVPDIPHIQKAPSPEPSQPFTENIKGAVNELDPPCRATTVNHQRPLATSAIPVKEEGRLSFLESSDCKFPVNVDPEVFSELPPDVQRELMSEWKQQKPVLKTPSSRKPGRKTKDRKAAGKGGQANSLFKYFKPT, translated from the exons ATGAGGAccagtgaggaggagctggaggaggatgacaCCGAGTGGAGGAGCAGTTTCCTGGActcagctcctgctgctcctgctccgg GTCCAAGCCTGTGTAAGCCATCAGCAGCGACCTCTGCACACAGAGTCATTCTGCATTTTGACCTGGACTGCTTCTACGCTCAGGTGGAGATGATCAGAAACCCAGCACTTAGAGAAGTCCCTTTAG GTATCCAGCAGAAATACATCATAGTCACCTGCAACTACGTGGCAAGAGACCTGGGTCTCACCAAACTGATGTCTGTGACTGATGCAAAGGAGAAATGTCCTCAGCTGGTGCTGGTTAAAGGAGAAGACTTGACACACTACAGAGAAATGTCCTATAAGGTGACAG agCTCCTGATGTCCTACTGTCCACTTGTCGAGAGGCTTGGATTTGATGAAAACTTCATGGATGTCACAGAGATGGTAGAGCGACGGCTGACGCAGACGCCAGACCTGAACAACTTTTCATTTACAGGACATGTCTACAACCACATCA GTGCAAATGTAAAAGCCAGTGCCAACCCAAGGATGGCTTTAGGTTCACACATTGCAGCAGAGCTGAGAGAAGCCATCCACAGCAAACTGGGTCTGACTGGCTGTGCTGGCATTGCCACAAACAAGCTCCTGGCCAAACTGGTGTCTGGTGCCTTCAAACCCAATCAGCAGACAACACTGCTGCCGGAGAACCTCTGCGACATCATAGGCTCCCTGAGCAGTCTCCGCAAAGTACCAG GGATAGGTCACCAAACTGCTAAAAGACTTCAAGCCCTGGGATTGGTCAGCATCCAAGACCTACAGAGCTTCCCATTGAAAGACTTGGTGAGCGAGTTTGGAGGTCCCAGTGCTCAGCGCTTGAAGAATCTGGTCATTGCCGTTGATGACTCCCCTGTCACCCCTACTGGGGCCCCTCAG TCTCTCAGTGACGAAGACTCGTTCAAAAAAATGGCATCAACTAAAGAAGTTTTGCAAAAGATTCGACAGCTCTTGAGCAGTCTGGTGGAAAG GATGAACAAAGACGGAAGGCAGCCTCTAACCTTCCGGCTCACCATCCGTAGATACTCGCCAACCAACAAGTGGTTCAGTCGCGAGAGCCGACAGTGTCCGATCCCCAACCACATCGGCCAGAAGATCCCCTCTG GAAGCAGAGATGATGCTGTGCTCCAGCTGGTCCCATTGGCCATGAAGCTCTTCCACAAGATGGTGGACAGCAACGCCCCCTTCCACCTCACCCTGATTAACGTTTGCTTCAGTAACCTGCAGACCAGGGGAGCAGCTGTCAGCGGAAAGGGTTCCATTACATCTTTCTTCTCACATTCTCCGAGAAAAACACAGACCAGCTTGTCACAAAGTCAG AATGATTCCTCTCAGGCAGCGGACAGTCACTGCATGGATCATCAGTTCAGCATGCACAACATGGTTATACAACACACCTCAGAAATGACAGTAACCACAGAAAGCCCTGCCAGCTATGAGGCAGCATTACACGGATCCAAATGGAAACAAAGCTCTGTTGTTGCTGTTAAAGACCCTCCACTTCAGACAGGATGCCGCGCAGCAAGGTCAGACTCTGACGAAACGAGCAACACCGTGACTCACCGATTGCCCCCGAGTGTTGACCCAGAAGTGTTAGAGCTTCTCCCTGAGGAGGTCCAGGTGGAACTGTTGTCTCCTGCCTATGTAAACTCCTTTCCCAGCACTTCTACGAGCTCCTCAGCACCAGTCCCTGATATCCCCCACATCCAAAAAGCCCCATCACCAGAACCTTCACAGCCTTTTACAGAAAATATTAAAGGGGCCGTAAACGAATTGGATCCTCCTTGCAGAGCGACCACAGTGAATCATCAGAGGCCTCTGGCCACAAGTGCAATTCCAGTAAAGGAAGAAGGGAGACTGTCATTCCTTGAGTCTTCTGACTGCAAATTCCCGGTAAATGTGGACCCTGAGGTCTTTTCTGAGCTTCCGCCGGATGTTCAACGGGAGCTGATGTCTGAATGGAAGCAGCAGAAGCCGGTGCTGAAGACCCCATCATCCAGGAAACCAGGGAGAAAGACCAAAGACAGAAAGGCCGCAGGGAAAGGAGGTCAGGCAAACAGTCTGTTCAAATATTTCAAACCCACTTAG
- the poli gene encoding DNA polymerase iota isoform X1 translates to MRTSEEELEEDDTEWRSSFLDSAPAAPAPGPSLCKPSAATSAHRVILHFDLDCFYAQVEMIRNPALREVPLGIQQKYIIVTCNYVARDLGLTKLMSVTDAKEKCPQLVLVKGEDLTHYREMSYKVTELLMSYCPLVERLGFDENFMDVTEMVERRLTQTPDLNNFSFTGHVYNHISANVKASANPRMALGSHIAAELREAIHSKLGLTGCAGIATNKLLAKLVSGAFKPNQQTTLLPENLCDIIGSLSSLRKVPGIGHQTAKRLQALGLVSIQDLQSFPLKDLVSEFGGPSAQRLKNLVIAVDDSPVTPTGAPQSLSDEDSFKKMASTKEVLQKIRQLLSSLVERMNKDGRQPLTFRLTIRRYSPTNKWFSRESRQCPIPNHIGQKIPSGSRDDAVLQLVPLAMKLFHKMVDSNAPFHLTLINVCFSNLQTRGAAVSGKGSITSFFSHSPRKTQTSLSQSQQNDSSQAADSHCMDHQFSMHNMVIQHTSEMTVTTESPASYEAALHGSKWKQSSVVAVKDPPLQTGCRAARSDSDETSNTVTHRLPPSVDPEVLELLPEEVQVELLSPAYVNSFPSTSTSSSAPVPDIPHIQKAPSPEPSQPFTENIKGAVNELDPPCRATTVNHQRPLATSAIPVKEEGRLSFLESSDCKFPVNVDPEVFSELPPDVQRELMSEWKQQKPVLKTPSSRKPGRKTKDRKAAGKGGQANSLFKYFKPT, encoded by the exons ATGAGGAccagtgaggaggagctggaggaggatgacaCCGAGTGGAGGAGCAGTTTCCTGGActcagctcctgctgctcctgctccgg GTCCAAGCCTGTGTAAGCCATCAGCAGCGACCTCTGCACACAGAGTCATTCTGCATTTTGACCTGGACTGCTTCTACGCTCAGGTGGAGATGATCAGAAACCCAGCACTTAGAGAAGTCCCTTTAG GTATCCAGCAGAAATACATCATAGTCACCTGCAACTACGTGGCAAGAGACCTGGGTCTCACCAAACTGATGTCTGTGACTGATGCAAAGGAGAAATGTCCTCAGCTGGTGCTGGTTAAAGGAGAAGACTTGACACACTACAGAGAAATGTCCTATAAGGTGACAG agCTCCTGATGTCCTACTGTCCACTTGTCGAGAGGCTTGGATTTGATGAAAACTTCATGGATGTCACAGAGATGGTAGAGCGACGGCTGACGCAGACGCCAGACCTGAACAACTTTTCATTTACAGGACATGTCTACAACCACATCA GTGCAAATGTAAAAGCCAGTGCCAACCCAAGGATGGCTTTAGGTTCACACATTGCAGCAGAGCTGAGAGAAGCCATCCACAGCAAACTGGGTCTGACTGGCTGTGCTGGCATTGCCACAAACAAGCTCCTGGCCAAACTGGTGTCTGGTGCCTTCAAACCCAATCAGCAGACAACACTGCTGCCGGAGAACCTCTGCGACATCATAGGCTCCCTGAGCAGTCTCCGCAAAGTACCAG GGATAGGTCACCAAACTGCTAAAAGACTTCAAGCCCTGGGATTGGTCAGCATCCAAGACCTACAGAGCTTCCCATTGAAAGACTTGGTGAGCGAGTTTGGAGGTCCCAGTGCTCAGCGCTTGAAGAATCTGGTCATTGCCGTTGATGACTCCCCTGTCACCCCTACTGGGGCCCCTCAG TCTCTCAGTGACGAAGACTCGTTCAAAAAAATGGCATCAACTAAAGAAGTTTTGCAAAAGATTCGACAGCTCTTGAGCAGTCTGGTGGAAAG GATGAACAAAGACGGAAGGCAGCCTCTAACCTTCCGGCTCACCATCCGTAGATACTCGCCAACCAACAAGTGGTTCAGTCGCGAGAGCCGACAGTGTCCGATCCCCAACCACATCGGCCAGAAGATCCCCTCTG GAAGCAGAGATGATGCTGTGCTCCAGCTGGTCCCATTGGCCATGAAGCTCTTCCACAAGATGGTGGACAGCAACGCCCCCTTCCACCTCACCCTGATTAACGTTTGCTTCAGTAACCTGCAGACCAGGGGAGCAGCTGTCAGCGGAAAGGGTTCCATTACATCTTTCTTCTCACATTCTCCGAGAAAAACACAGACCAGCTTGTCACAAAGTCAG CAGAATGATTCCTCTCAGGCAGCGGACAGTCACTGCATGGATCATCAGTTCAGCATGCACAACATGGTTATACAACACACCTCAGAAATGACAGTAACCACAGAAAGCCCTGCCAGCTATGAGGCAGCATTACACGGATCCAAATGGAAACAAAGCTCTGTTGTTGCTGTTAAAGACCCTCCACTTCAGACAGGATGCCGCGCAGCAAGGTCAGACTCTGACGAAACGAGCAACACCGTGACTCACCGATTGCCCCCGAGTGTTGACCCAGAAGTGTTAGAGCTTCTCCCTGAGGAGGTCCAGGTGGAACTGTTGTCTCCTGCCTATGTAAACTCCTTTCCCAGCACTTCTACGAGCTCCTCAGCACCAGTCCCTGATATCCCCCACATCCAAAAAGCCCCATCACCAGAACCTTCACAGCCTTTTACAGAAAATATTAAAGGGGCCGTAAACGAATTGGATCCTCCTTGCAGAGCGACCACAGTGAATCATCAGAGGCCTCTGGCCACAAGTGCAATTCCAGTAAAGGAAGAAGGGAGACTGTCATTCCTTGAGTCTTCTGACTGCAAATTCCCGGTAAATGTGGACCCTGAGGTCTTTTCTGAGCTTCCGCCGGATGTTCAACGGGAGCTGATGTCTGAATGGAAGCAGCAGAAGCCGGTGCTGAAGACCCCATCATCCAGGAAACCAGGGAGAAAGACCAAAGACAGAAAGGCCGCAGGGAAAGGAGGTCAGGCAAACAGTCTGTTCAAATATTTCAAACCCACTTAG
- the LOC133002436 gene encoding ras-related protein Rab-27B-like: MADWDYDYLIKLLALGDSGVGKTTFLYRYTDDEFNRKFTTTVGIDFKEKRVIYTGTGADGTTERNFRVHLQLWDTAGQERFRSLTTAFFRDAMGFLLMFDLTNQQSFLNVRNWMSQLQANAYCDSPDIVLVGTKADQRDLRDVHARQARELADRYGIPYFETSAVTGVDVDQAVITLLGLVMKRMEQSTYVGPSSEPNGGPALSLDVQQARVRRTCAC; encoded by the exons ATGGCTGACTGGGACTACGACTATCTGATCAAGCTGCTGGCTCTCGGCGACTCTGGTGTGGGGAAGACCACTTTCCTCTACCGGTACACCGACGACGAGTTCAACCGCAAGTTCACAACCACAGTGGGCATCGACTTCAAGGAAAAGAGAGTG ATATACACAGGGACGGGTGCTGATGGGACGACTGAGAGGAACTTCAGAGTCCACCTTCAGCTATGGGACACAGCAGGACAAGAAAG attCCGCAGCCTCACTACAGCTTTCTTCCGAGACGCCATGGGCTTCCTGCTGATGTTTGACTTGACCAATCAGCAAAGTTTCCTCAACGTCAGGAACTGGATGA GTCAGCTACAGGCCAACGCGTACTGTGATAGTCCAGACATCGTGTTGGTGGGCACCAAGGCCGACCAGCGAGATTTACGGGATGTTCATGCCAGACAGGCCAGAGAGCTGGCCGACAGATACGG CATCCCCTACTTTGAGACGAGTGCAGTGACGGGTGTTGACGTGGACCAGGCAGTGATCACCCTGCTCGGCctggtgatgaagaggatggagCAGAGCACGTACGTGGGCCCCAGCTCTGAACCCAACGGCGGCCCCGCCCTCAGCCTGGATGTGCAGCAGGCTCGTGTCAGGAGGACGTGTGCTTGTTGA
- the LOC133002421 gene encoding sia-alpha-2,3-Gal-beta-1,4-GlcNAc-R:alpha 2,8-sialyltransferase-like: MVRIAKALGLVILCVAVLILSLISYVSLRKDSLFASSKYYMGGPRIMFHAGFRSQFALNFLDPSFIPLTNALNEELQGKSAKWKFNKTAFSQLRKDIFSYIDIPNNFSLTKNSVRVGQLMHFDYSSHKYVFSISNNFKSLLPDASPVLNKHYSVCAVVGNSGILTGSHCGPEIDQADFVFRCNFAPTEVYSKDVGRKTNLTTFNPSILERYYNNLLTIQDRNNFFLNLKKLESAILWIPAFFLHTSATVTRTLVDFFVEHKGQLKVKLAWPGNIMHDVNKYWKTKNLSPKRLSTGILMYTLAYAMCDEIHLYGFWPFGWDPNTGNDLPYHYYDKKGTKFTTKWQETHQLPSEFKLLYKLHREGVTKLSLTHCAA, encoded by the exons ATGGTCCGCATCGCCAAGGCCCTGGGGTTGGTTATCCTGTGCGTCGCCGTGCTCATCCTGTCCCTCATCAGCTACGTGTCCCTGAGGAAAGACAGCCTCTTCGCCTCCTCCAAATACTACATGGGAGGCCCGCGGATCATGTTTCACGCAGGATTTCG GTCTCAGTTCGCCTTGAATTTCCTGGACCCGTCCTTCATACCATTAACCAATGCACTAAACGAAGAGCTGCAAGGAAAATCTGCCAAGTGGAAGTTCAACAAGACGGCTTTTTCTCAGTTGAG gaaAGATATCTTCAGCTACATCGACATTCCCAACAACTTCTCCCTCACGAAGAACAGCGTGCGTGTCGGACAGCTGATGCACTTTGACTACTCCAGCCACAAGTACGTCTTCTCCATCAGCAATAACTTCAAATCCCTGCTCCCAGATGCCTCTCCCGTCCTCAACAAgcactacagtgtgtgtgcggtgGTGGGAAACAGCGGCATCCTGACGGGCAGCCACTGCGGCCCAGAAATCGACCAGGCCGACTTCGTCTTCCGCTGCAACTTCGCCCCCACAGAGGTCTACTCCAAGGACGTGGGCAGGAAGACCAACCTGACCACCTTTAACCCCAGCATCCTGGAGAGGTACTACAACAACCTGCTGACCATCCAAGACAGGAATAACTTCTTTCTCAACCTGAAGAAGCTAGAGAGCGCCATCCTGTGGATCCCGGCCTTCTTCCTCCATACCTCAGCCACAGTGACCAGGACCTTGGTGGACTTCTTTGTGGAGCACAAGGGTCAACTGAAGGTCAAACTGGCCTGGCCTGGAAACATCATGCACGATGTCAATAA ATACTGGAAGACTAAAAACCTCTCTCCCAAACGTCTCAGCACTGGAATCCTCATGTACACGCTGGCTTACGCCATGTGCGACGAGATCCACCTCTACGGCTTCTGGCCCTTCGGCTGGGACCCCAACACGGGCAACGATCTGCCTTACCACTACTACGACAAGAAAGGGACCAAATTCACCACCAAGTGGCAGGAGACCCACCAGCTGCCCAGCGAGTTCAAGCTGCTCTACAAGCTTCACAGGGAAGGTGTGACCAAACTCAGCCTGACACACTGCGCAGCGTAG
- the LOC133001454 gene encoding cyclin-G2-like translates to MRDLHAIDGLLLKELKSCCAKQYNFLPRETGLKLIELASTEKPSGVSAKCRDTRVEELWGLTSFFGYSTHTFVQAVNLLDRFLAIMKVQPKHLPCIGVCCLHIASKMVEEESNVSPTHELIRISQSKFTVSDLCRMEKIISEKLSVEPNAVTALTFLQLYYSAFTTLSAGREEIPSIGSLEAELKACLCQLVFSKAKPSVLALALIAQEFEALQSTAFSKIVQQFQRHLKISDSELLHWKELVAKCMTEYHSGECNKPDNKKLVWIVSRRTAQNLQANHFSVPGLPTIPEGNWDESESEDSCEDMSGGEDTPFGSPGSDGEGAFFPSSFPKCRK, encoded by the exons ATGAGGGATCTTCACGCCATTGACGGCTTGCTCTTGAAGGAGCTGAAGTCCTGCTGTGCCAAGCAGTACAACTTTCTTCCCAGAGAGACTGGCCTGAAGCTGATTGAGTTGGCCTCCACAGAG AAACCCAGTGGAGTGTCTGCTAAATGCAGAGACACCAGAGTGGAAGAGCTGTGGGGTCTGACCAGTTTCTTTGGCTACAGCACCCACACTTTTGTTCAAGCTGTCAATTTGCTTGACAGATTCCTCGCCATCATGAAG GTACAGCCCAAACACTTGCCCTGTATTGGAGTCTGCTGTCTTCACATTGCATCGAaaatggtggaggaggagagcaatGTCTCACCCACACACGAACTCATTCGCATCAGCCAAAGCAAGTTCACTGTGTCAGACCTCTGTCGTATGGAGAAGATCATTTCCGAGAAGCTCAGTGTGGAGCCCAACGCGGTGACAGCCTTAACCTTTCTACAGCTCTACTACTCGGCCTTCACAACCCTGTCTGCTGGAAG GGAGGAGATCCCAAGCATTGGGAGCCTGGAAGCCGAGCTAAAAGCCTGCTTATGCCAACTTGTTTTCTCTAAAGCAAAA ccatCAGTGCTGGCGCTGGCGCTCATTGCTCAGGAGTTTGAAGCCCTCCAGTCCACTGCCTTTTCAAAGATTGTCCAGCAATTCCAAAGACATCTAAAG ATTAGTGACAGCGAGCTGCTCCACTGGAAGGAACTTGTCGCCAAGTGCATGACCGAGTACCACTCGGGTGAATGTAACAAACCAGACAACAAGAAGCTGGTTTGGATTGTGTCCAGGAGAACAGCACAAAATCTTCAGGCCAATCACTTCAGTGTCCCTGGTCTGCCAACTATTCCTGAGGGCAACTGGGATGAGAGTGAGAG tGAGGACTCCTGTGAAGACATGAGCGGCGGAGAAGACACTCCATTCGGCTCGCCAGGAAGTGACGGCGAAGGGGCCTTCTTCCCCTCTTCCTTTCCCAAATGCAGAAAGTGA
- the LOC133001969 gene encoding coiled-coil domain-containing protein 158-like: MSSLSSSDGAHVFGVDSPQKLQETGQAAAETHGSSFRLRFNSLTLEELSDELDRRTKETQRLQEEVENATKVTLERFGGKYGINTSPGLSCHSHWFNVYNPPGDFTISPTHTLAGTQPLDCDLDIINQEVVQRQISSPGKKVLENALDDGFQQFPCLQLRKTHDQTEPETFSVDKAIENLQTKLNKVQMEKDVLSDLRLKDSRNHVDQMEKMLCMLEELQNIKRATDQKLQDTEDEAVALSRKVETLEQIMKETYSTLLSHESRCDNNHVTNLNALTRSRPPSPAAKLTEDTNDTNELQERCLRSIEQLGRKEHSGGNTQKKRSEELIASLCQEMAMLTDKLSSSKQNSISLSVKLELLKNLTERHASLHQCQIGELESDITSYKDKVCCLEQQLLQVQSQLADAQREKERSLHQREELQFQLSQLKKYSEQQQRELHVEVKALRGGLKEARELHRFEEQKNSSQSLQDRRTQEGRTAQELLREKDEELQLRLQEAQQHHSWCQTLHTEGETLRRKLDDREKLLNNLRLQLESSVQMKVQHSHTINNLHQENNLLSNQLNQHKLEIQQLRAELDQHKSDLATAEHERRNLQASVAEQGQRVREETLEKRQLSSQWEIQRLQLLALTKEHEELQQLHSCRSNELEGVVLRLRSQLRDTHDELDQVRITLRTLEGADGHGLRVALDMQKEITARREQVDSLQSKIQHLEETVEKLHQEKRHQSLENKRQLGQLAFVREEKKLLSRELEALGSKDQQLRDRIGQLEAILHKMSESFADCQDFIQLQEQQFYRLKLGHALDLKELQGLNLHSTLNPTLPDPDSPNPSELRAPPSSQHASNAQIKASPVRSLVKELRGVISENHRPHTDNSPAGRSFHRRRSAPEREHRTTFCTDEAEEVKADSRLRRETCSREPHFLSKAQLNGKMINKDSFREKIMAHPSHLESSPATAVRFTSLQQLLSLGRRSPVHSLLTSDPHS, translated from the exons ATGTCGTCGCTTTCCAGCAGTGATGGCGCCCACGTGTTCGGCGTTGACTCTCCACAGAAACTCCAGGAAACAGGCCAGGCAGCAGCAG AGACTCACGGCAGCTCCTTCCGGCTGAGGTTCAACAGTCtgactctggaggagctgag CGATGAGCTTGACAGGCGAACTAAGGAAACCCAGCGACTTCAAGAGGAGGTAGAAAATGCAACCAAAGTTACCTTGGAGAGGTTTGGCGGCAAATATGGAATCAATACCTCACCTGGACTAAGCTGCCACAGCCACTGGTTCAATGTCT ATAACCCACCTGGGGATTTCACCATCTCCCCCACCCACACCCTGGCAGGGACTCAGCCTCTGGACTGTGATCTGGATATTATAAACCAAGAGGTGGTTCAAAGGCAGATCAGCTCTCCTGGAAAAAAGGTTTTGGAAAATGCACTAGATGACGGTTTTCAGCAGTTTCCTTGCTTGCAGCTAAGAAAG acacatgatcaaactgaaccagaaACATTCAGTGTTGACAAAGCCATCGAGAACCTGCAGACTAAGCTGAATAAAGTCCAAATGGAGAAGGACGTCTTGTCTGACCTCAG ATTGAAGGATTCGAGGAATCATGTTGATCAGATGGAGAAGATGCTGTGCATGTTGGAAGAGCTCCAGAACATCAAACGGGCCACAGACCAGaagctgcaggacacagaggacgAGGCGGTGGCACTTAGCAGGAAAGTAGAGACACTGGAGCAGATCATGAAGGAGACGTATTCTACACTGTTGTCTCATGAGAGTCGGTGTGATAACAACCACGTCACCAATCTCAACGCCCTCACTCGTTCAAGACCGCCATCCCCAGCCGCTAAGTTAACCGAGGATACTAATGACACAAACGAGCTACAGGAGAGATGCTTAAGG TCAATAGAACAGCTTGGGAGGAAAGAACACAGTGGAGGAAATACgcaaaaaaaaag GAGTGAAGAACTGATTGCAAGTCTGTGCCAGGAGATGGCGATGTTGACTGACAAACTGAGCTCATCCAAACAAAACAGCATCAGCTTGAGTGTTAAGTTGGAGTTGCTCAA GAACCTCACTGAAAGACATGCGTCGTTGCACCAGTGTCAGATCGGTGAGCTTGAATCAGATATCACCAGCTATAAAGATAAG GTTTGCTGTctggagcagcagctcctgcaggttcAGTCTCAACTGGCCGAtgcacaaagagagaaagagcgatCCTTGCATCAGAGGGAGGAGCTTCAGTTCCAGCTCAGCCAACTTAAG AAGTACAGTGAACAACAGCAGCGTGAGCTCCATGTGGAGGTAAAGGCCCTGAGAGGAGGGCTGAAGGAGGCCAGGGAGCTTCACAGATTCGAAGAGCAGAAAAATAGCTCACAGTCTCTGCAGGATCGTAGGACCCAGGAGGGGAGGACAGCCCAGGAACTCCTGCGGGAGAAAGATGAGGAACTCCAGCTCAGGCTGCAAGAAGCCCAGCAG CATCATTCTTGGTGCCAAACCCTGCACACAGAAGGAGAGACACTGAGGCGGAAGCTGGATGACAGAGAGAAGCTGTTAAACAATCTgcggctgcagctggagagcagCGTACAGATGAAAGTGCAGCACAGTCACACCATCAACAATCTACACCAGGAGAACAACCTCCTGAGCAACCAGCTAAACCAGCACAAGCTAGAGATTCAGCAGCTCAGG GCTGAGTTAGACCAGCACAAGTCAGACCTGGCCACTGCAGAGCACGAGAGGCGGAACCTTCAGGCGTCTGTGGCTGAACAAGGTCAGCGTGTCCGGgaggaaactctggagaaaagaCAGCTCAGCTCTCAGTGGGAGATACAGCGTTTGCAGTTACTCGCCCTCACAA AAGAgcatgaggagctgcagcagctccacagctgTAGGAGCAATGAGCTGGAGGGTGTGGTGCTGAGGCTCCGGAGTCAGCTGAGGGACACTCATGATGAGCTGGACCAGGTCAGGATTACCCTGAGGACCCTGGAAGGAGCCGACGGACACG GCCTTCGAGTAGCACTGGACATGCAGAAGGAGATCACTGCCAGAAGAGAGCAGGTGGATTCTCTGCAGAGCAAAATCCAACATTTGGAGGAGACTGTGGAGAAGCTGCACCAG GAGAAGCGTCACCAGAGCCTGGAGAACAAGCGTCAGCTCGGGCAGCTCGCCTTCGTCAGGGAAGAGAAGAAGCTGCTTTCCAGGGAGCTAGAGGCCCTTGGGTCCAAAGACCAACAATTAAGGGACCGGATCGGCCAGCTGGAGGCAATCCTTCACAAG ATGTCGGAGAGCTTTGCAGACTGTCAAGATTTCatccagctgcaggagcagcagtttTATCGGCTGAAACTCGGACATGCCCTTGACCTGAAG GAACTCCAAGGTCTAAATCTGCACAGCACTCTGAATCCAACTCTACCAGACCCGGATTCCCCGAATCCATCAGAACTCCGCGCTCCACCCTCGTCCCAGCACGCCTCCAACGCTCAGATCAAG GCGAGCCCCGTCAGGTCTCTCGTCAAAGAGCTGCGGGGAGTGATTTCGGAGAACCACAGGCCACACACCGATAACAGCCCCGCGGGCAGGAGCTTCCACAGGAGGAGGTCTGCACCGGAGAGAGAGCACAGGACCACATT CTGTACTGACGAGGCTGAAGAGGTAAAAGCCGACTCCCGGTTAAGAAGAGAAACCTGCAGCAG AgagcctcacttcctgtccaaaGCTCAGCTGAATGGAAAGATGATCAACAAGGATTCCTTCAGGGAGA AGATAATGGCTCATCCCAGCCACCTTGAATCGAGTCCAGCGACTGCAGTGAGGTTCACATCCCTGCAACAGCTCCTCTCGCTGGGCCGCAGGTCACCAGTCCACTCCCTCCTGACCTCGGACCCACACAGCTGA